GTTTTTTACCTAGTGGTTATTGTTCTCATACATGGAAAATTAAAGATATTGATTCGAATGGTAATTTAAGAATTGAAAATGATACTCAAGTGAAGGTAATTAGAAGGTTTTGAATTTAATTAACTTTTAATTCAACTATTCTTCCATCCTTAAATTTAGCTATTTTTTTTGCCCGATTTGCAACTTCATCTTCATGCGTAACTAAAACTATAGTTATTCCAGATTCATGCAGTTTGTCAAAAAGATCTAATACATCTTCAGTGGTTTTTGAATCTAGTGCTCCAGTAGGTTCGTCGGCTAACAAAATTGCAGGGTTATTGATAATAGCCCTCGCAATAGCAACTCGTTGTTGTTGGCCCCCTGATAATTGGTTTGGGCGATTATTCATCCTTTCTGAAAGACCAACTTTTTTTAAGGCATTCTTACCTCGCTCTAATCTTTGCTCAGGCTCAATACCAGCATAAATCATGGGCAAAGTTACGTTTTCAAGTGCAGTTGCGTCTGAAAGAAGATGAAATTGTTGAAAAACGAAACCTAATTTTTGGTTACGTATTTCCGCGAGCTCATCATCAGATAAATTCTCAACAGGAATACCATTTAATTTATAAATACCTTCAGATGGTCTATCTAAACATCCAATAATATTCATAGCTGTACTTTTACCTGAGCCACTTGCTCCCATTACAGCTAAATAATCACCTTTATAAATTTCTAAATTTATGCTGTCTAAGGCTTTGACAGTTAAATCCTCTTTCCCATATGTTTTAGATATATTTTCTAAACTTGCAACTTTCTTAGACATTTATTGAAGAATTCTTCTAGGAAATATTGTTTGCTGTAGCAATAATATCTTGTAAGAAAGGAGTTTCTGACACTGCTGTATTGGCTAATTTAAAAAGAGGATTAGATAGGATTCCTCCAAGAGCAGTTACCGCCACGCAAGTATAAAGTGCAATTCTCAAGGGAGGTAATCCTACAACTCCCCAATTAATTTCTGGATATGATTTGACTATTTCAGAAGCTTCCTGTGGTTCTTTAACTACCATCATTTTTATCACTGAAATGTAGTAATAAATAGATATAACTGAAGTTACTAATCCAACAATTACTAGTAGATATTGATGATTTGCCCAACCTGCAAAGAACAAGTATATCTTTCCAAAAAATCCCAACATTGGAGGTAACCCTCCAAGAGATAGAAGACAAAGGCTTAAGCCTAATGTAATGAGAGGATCTTTTTGGTAAAGTCCTGAGTAATCAAGAATTCTGTCGGAGCCAGTTCTTAGTGAGAAAAGTATTACACAAGAAAATGCACCCAAATTCATAAATAAATATGCAGCCAAATATAAAACAGCAGCTGATAAACCATCTTGTGTACCAGATACTATTCCAATCATTACAAATCCTGCTTGTCCAATAGAACTGTAAGCTAGCATCCTTTTCATGGAGGTTTGAGCTAGAGCTACAACATTTCCTAGAGCCATGCTCAATATTGCCAAAATGGTAAATAAAAGTTTCCATTCTTCGTCAAAAGAAGAGAAAGTTGTGCTTAATATTCGTATTGCAAATGCAAAGCCAGCTGTTTTTGAACCAACAGATAAAAAAGCTACTACAGGTGTAGGTGAACCCTCATATACATCAGGAGTCCATTGATGAAAGGGAACAGCAGCAATTTTAAAGGCAACTGTTGACAAGACAAATACAAGAGCTAGTGAAGTAATAAAGGATGGCTTATTGATAATTTCTAAACCTATGGTCGTTAAGTTTGTTGAACCACTTAATCCATAAAGAAAAGAGGATCCATACAAATAGACCGCAGCAGCAGCTGATCCAACAAGGAGGTATTTTAAGGCCGCTTCTGAACTTCTTGGATCTCTCTTGAGGTAACCAGAAAGCAAGTAACTTGCTACAGATAAAGTTTCCAGAGATATAAATACACTAATAAGGTCAGTAGATCCACACAAAAGCATTGCTCCAAGGGTGGCCGAAAGAACTATCGCAGCAAACTCGCCAATTGGGCTACCACTTTGTTCTGTATAACGCCAACTTATAAGTAAAGATATTAAAGTTGATAAAGAAATTATTGCTCTAAATGCGATTGCCAAATTATCTGAATTAAAAGACCCAAGGAATGCGCTTTCTACAGGATTACTCCATTGCAATGCCAAACTAACGAGAGAGCTGCCAATTGATAAATAGCAAATTATTGGTGCCCATTTTGAGGCAGTTTTTTCTCCAGCTAAATCTACAAGAAGTGTTCCAACAATACCTAATAAAATAAAAGCCTCTGGAATAATGGCTTGAGCATTTAAATTAATTGTAAAGATTTCGTTGGGCACTTTATTAAATTGGATTAAATTAGATGTTTGATTGTGAGGGTCTAAGAGTTAATCTTAACTTGATTATAATTTGTGGGTATGATTTTTGAAATTTTCAGAAGAAAATACTTGAAAAAGCTTCAAATAATCATAATATGCCCTAACAGAACAAAAACACCAATTTTTGAAATAAACCTTGGATCACACACTTGTTATTGTTGAAAGTCCCACCAAAGCAAAAACTATAAGAAAGTTTTTGCCTCCTAATTTTGAAGTTCTCGCTTCAATGGGACATGTAAGAGATCTTCCAAAAGGAGCTGCTGAAATACCTGCTGCGGTTAAAAAGGAAAAATGGTCAAGGATAGGAGTTAATACAACAGAAGATTTTGAACCACTTTATATAGTTCCAAAAGATAAGAAAAAGGTTGTTAAAGAGTTAAAAGATGCATTGAAAGGTGCGAACCAGCTATTACTGGCAACTGATGAAGATAGAGAGGGAGAGAGTATTAGCTGGCATCTCTTGCAAATACTTAAGCCTAAAATACCAACTAAGAGAATGGTTTTTCATGAAATCACAAAAAAGGCAATTAATAAAGCTTTAGACCAAACAAGAGAAATTGATATGGAACTTGTTCAGGCGCAAGAAACAAGAAGAATCTTGGACAGGCTTTTTGGATATGAATTATCTCCTTTACTTTGGAAGAAGGTAGCCCCCCGACTATCTGCTGGTCGTGTTCAATCAGTTTCTGTAAGACTTCTTGTTAGGCGAGAGAGAGAAAGAAGATCCTTTAAAAAAGCTAGTTACTGGGGGATTAAAGCTTCCCTAGTAAAAGATAATATTACTTTCGAAACTAAATTATTCAGTTTAAACGGTCAAAGAATTTCTAACGGCTCCGATTTCGACGAACAAACCGGTAAATTAAAAGAAGGAAACAAATCTTTAATAATTGGAGAAGAACAAGTAAATGATTTATTGAAGACTTTTTCCTCAGAGGATTGGTTAGTCTCAAAAATCGAAAAAAAGCCATCCACTCGTAAGCCAGTTCCTCCATTTACAACTAGCACATTACAACAAGAAGCAAATAGGAAGCTTCGTTTGTCTGCAAGAGAAACTATGAGATGTGCACAAGGTCTATATGAGAGAGGTTTCATAACATATATGAGAACTGATTCAGTTCATCTCTCCGAACAAGCCACAAGAGCTGCTAGAGAATGTGTCAGTTCTATGTATGGAAAAGAATATTTATCTAACTCACCAAGACAATTTAATTCAACTGCAAGAAATGCTCAAGAAGCTCACGAAGCTATTAGGCCGGCAGGTGAGGTATTTAAAACACCAAAGGAAACTAATCTAACTGGTAGAGACTTATCACTTTACGATTTAATTTGGAAAAGAACTGTAGCTAGTCAAATGGCGGAAGCTAGGTTAACAATGATTAATGCTGAAATTAGCGTAGGGGATGGATTATTTAAATCGAGCGGAAAAAGTATTGATTTCGCAGGATTCTTCAGAGCTTATGTCGAGGGAAGTGATGACCCAAGTTCATCCCTTGAACAACAAGAAATTATTCTCCCAAACTTAACAACTGGAACATGTCTTGAAGTTACTAATAAGGAATCTACTTTTCATGAAACTAAACCTCCTGCAAGATATACAGAGGCTGCATTAGTTAAAGTTCTTGAAAAAGAAGGGATTGGGAGACCTTCTACCTATGCCAGCATTATTGGGACCATAGTTGATAGAGGTTATGCGAATATATCTTCCAATACTTTGGCTCCAACGTTTACAGCTTTTGCTGTTACTGCTCTATTAGAAGAACATTTTCCTGATCTGGTTGATACTACTTTTACTGCAAAAATGGAATCTTCATTGGATGAAATATCTTCTGGTAATCTTGAGTGGCTACCATACCTAGAAACTTTCTATAAAGGTAAAAATGGTTTGGAGGTAAAAGTTCAGAAAACAGAGGGTGATATTGATGGTAAAGCTTATAGACAAGTTGATTTCGAAGACCTTCCTTGCGTAGTCAGAATAGGCTCTAACGGACCTTGGCTAGAGGGTACAAAAATTGATGAATCTGGTAATGAAATTCAGGCTAAAGGTAATCTTCCAATGGATATTACTCCTGGAGATTTAGATATAAAGCAAGTTGATCAAATTTTAAGTGGCCCATCAGATCTTGGAACTGACCCAAAAACTGGGGAAAAAGTCTTTTTAAGATTTGGCCCTTATGGACCTTACGTACAATTGGGAAATAATGATCAAGATAAAGCTAAACCAAGAAGAGCTTCATTACCCAAAGAGTTGAAAACTGATGATCTAACTCTAGATGAGGCGCTTGTACTTTTAAGTTTACCTAGATTGTTAGGAGTTCATCCTGAAGGAGGAGTTGTTGAAGCTGATAGAGGAAGATTTGGCCCTTACATCAAATGGATTAAAAATGAATCTGAATCTGAAAATAGATCCTTAAAGAAAGAGGATGATGTTTTTACTGTTGATATAAAACGAGCATTAGAAATTCTTGCGATGCCAAAAATGGGTAGAGGTGGTCAAGAGGTACTTAAAGACTTTGGAAAACCGAAAGAATTTAAAGAAAAAATTCAAATATTAAATGGAAGATATGGTGTCTATTTAAAATGCGGCAAAACTAATGTTTCGATTGCCAAAGATACTGACATAGAAAAATTTACCATAGATGAAGCAGTATCTCTTTTAGAAGAAAAACTAAAAGATAAAAAAGGCCCAATTTTAAAAAAAACAAAGATTAGTAATAAAAAAACTATAAGGAAAAAGAAAAGTTAGAAAAAATATGATTTTAAAAAAAAAAGAATTTTTTTTATTAATTTTTTTAATTTTCTTGCAATCATGCTCTGGAGGGAGGATTGGAGATTTTCTTGAAAGTAGTTTTAATGATTTAGAAAAAACAAGCAAAAATGAAGATTTACAAAATAACTTATTAAATAAAAAAGATATAAATTTAGAAAAAGAAAACAAAAAATTTGATGATAAAAAAAATAAAAAAATTAAAAAAGTAGTGAAGCCAAAAAATGATCCAGAAAATAAAAAAGATATAAATTTAGAAAAAGAAAACAAAAAATTTGATGATAAAAAAAATAAAAAAATTAAGAATCTTTCAAAAAAAAGAAAAATTGAGCTTCAATCTTACAAAATAATATTCATTTTAAAAGATGTAGATCCAAAAGATCCCACTGAAGAGTTGAGTTCCATATTGAGTAATTCTGAGGTAAATTTTGAAATAGAAAAGATTGAACGTATCTTAGATTCAAAAAATAAAAGTATGAATAAAAATTAATTAAAAATATTCAACAAAAAATGAAAATAACAACAAAAACTGAAGCATTAAATATTGTCGAGACCTCTTATTTAGCATCTCTTTCGTCTTTATTATGGGTTGCATTATATTATCTGCCAATTGGGGGAGCTTTATTAAGGTTGATTTTACCCCTCCCAATGATCTTGTTGCACTTGAGAAGGGGAAGTAAAATTGCATTGGAAGGACTTTTAATACAATTTCTACTTTTATTCATAATTATGGGTCCTGTTAGAGGAACTTTATTTTTATTTCCTTATGGGATTTTGGCTTTTTGGCTAGGTTGGTGTTGGTTTAAAGAAAAGAGTTGGAAGCTTAGTTTAACTGGGGGAGTTGTTATTGGAACCCTTGGCTTCTTAATAAGAGTAATAGCATTATCTACTTTGGTTGGAGATAATCTTTGGGTGTTAATTACTAGAGCGAGTTATGGTCTAATAGAAAAGTTAATTGGATTATTTAATTTACCTTTATATCCCTCAATTTTGAGTATACAACTAGGTGCAATTTTATTAATAATTTTTCAAGAAATAGTTTATGTTTTAACTGTACATGTAGTTGCCTATTCTCTGTTTCCTAGATTTAAATTAACCATCCCAGATCCTCCAAGATTGTTAAATAGCTTAGTTGATTTTAAGAATTAGAAAAAATAAGAATGTACAGTACAGAATTAGGGATAAATTTTTTTGGAAATGAATCCAATAAAAAAAGACAACTCAATAAGATAGAAATACTGAAAAAGAATATAAAAAATTTAAAAATATTTCTTATAATTGCTGGCACTAATACATCACAGATTCCAGGAATTTCCGCAGCAGGTATTAATCCAAAATCGAGGCGAACAACTGCTCTCGCAGATGCTGAATTTTTACTTGAGGGTGCTTCAAAAGATCATAAATATAAATTGCCTCTTCTCAATGCAGGAGTAACTCCGGCCCTAATTAGTCATGTTTGTTCAAAGCTGATAAATACTTATCCAGTTATTGTTCCTCTGGGAATAGGAGCAAAGCCTTATTTTAATCATTTGGTTGTAGAAGATAGAAATTTGGGCCCATCAAATTGTCTTACTACTGGTAAATCGATGACTAAAGAGAGAGTTTTAAATCTCTATGAGAAAGGTCTTGCGATAGGAAAATCCTTAAAACAACCAGTTTTAATTGCTGAATCTGTACCGGGGGGCACCACAACTGCTCAGGCAGTAATGGAAGCTTTTGGTTTGCAGGTATCTAATTTAGTAGGGAGTAGTTTATTTAAAGCTCCAAGAGAACTAAGAAGACAGGTAATTAAAAGGGGACTTTTAAATGCGAATTTTAAGGCTGATTCCGACTCTTTTGATGTTGTTGCGGCAGTAGGTGATCCTTTCCAAGCTTTTTCAATGGGTCTATTAATTGGTGCTAGGTTAGCAAAACAACCTGTAATATTGTCTGGAGGAAGTCAGATGTTAGCAGTCATTTTGCTTGTATTAGAATTTTTAGGTGAAAAAAATAAAGATGAATTTATTGAAGATGTTTTTATTGCGACATCTGGGTGGCTTGTGAAAGATAATTCTCTAAATGATTTAGTAAATCTAATTAATGAAAAATATGATGTCAAATTATTAGGTTTAGCCAGTCCTTTAAATTTTAAATCTTCAAAATACAAAGAATTGAAGGATTATGAATTAGGTCATGTAAAAGAAGGTGTAGGTGCTGGTGGAATATCATTGCTTGCTTTTTTAGATGGATTTAAAAATGAAGAAATAGTTTCATTGTGTCAACAAAATCTGGAAATGATGAAGGGCCTAGGTCAAATTTCTTTAGAGAAGGATTGCTGAATGTTTTCAAAATTTGCAACAAGAAGAGAATTTTTAAATTGTGGTAAGCTTTCGCTTTTATTTTTCTTAAACTCTTGCAGTAATCTACCTAATAAAGTAAAAATTGCATTACAAAATTCTTTTTATCCAGAATCTTTTAAAGATACGATTCCAAAAGATTGGAAGCAGGAAAAAATTAATTTTGAAAATATTCAGCTACAAAAAAATAGAAGCACAATTTTGAATTCTGACTTTACTTTAATAAATGATGGATGGATTTCTAGTATAGATTTTTCAGAATTTGAAAAAATAAATGAATATGCACTGTTCGAAAATTTGGATAAGAGATCGATAGATTTTTTGGGAAGCTTTAATCAAAATCAGAGGAGTAAATTATTTCCTATTGGCGTAGTACCCTATACAATCATCATTAAAAATAATAAAGAATTAATAACTTCAGCAAGAACATCTTGGGATTTTCTTCTTTCTGAAAAATTAACTGGGAAAATTATTTTTCCTCAAAGTCCCAGAATAATATTGTCAATTGCTCAAAAAATTAATTCATCTAATTCTTTAAAAAAACTCAAAAGCCAAGCTATGTTATTTGATGATAAAAATATGCTCAATTGGTTGATTAATTCTGATGCTATTGTCGCAATAGTTCCTTATAGTCTTTGTTCAAAATATTTAAAAATAGACCCAAGGCTTTCTTTAGTTTTCCCTAGCCAAGGCGTACCTTTGATGTGGCATTTTCTACTTAGTCGATCAAATCCAAATAATGCAATATTAATGAAATGGATTAAATCTTTAGAAAATAAATCAATAGTAGATAAATTAGTAAGCCAGGGTTGGTATCTTCCATTCAATAGTGATTATTTGCAAAGTAAATATAAAACTGAAATGCTCCCCATCTTAGGACCTTCTGAGAAATGTTGGGAAAATAGTTGGTCTTTCCCTGTCTTAACAAATGAACAAAAAATTAATCTTAAAAATATCTGGAATGAGTCCTTATCCCCATAATCTTTTTGTAGGATTTTCAATTAAAAAGTTATGAGTTTCCTTTAATAAATTTGGTATATCTAATTTACTAGGACATTTAGGAATACATTTATTACATTCTTGACAAAATGAGGAATTTTTTTCTTCCCACCAGTGGCCAGCTTTTCCTATTAAATTGTATCTTTCTTTTGCAAATTCTAATTGGCCATAACCAACAGATATATTTCTTAAACGAAGTATTTCTGGAATAGGCACTTCATTTGGACATGGTAGACAAGATCTACATTGTTCACATTTGGTTGAGTTTAATCTTTCATTAGAAACTTCCTCAATTTTATTAAGGGCGCTTTTTTCAAGTTTTGTAAGCTTCTCAAATGAGTTTCTAAGTTTATGCGCAAATTCAAAATCTTTTTTGTTTGTCGCCCCTAAGGATAATGTTGTAATGCCTTTTGCGAGAAGAAATCGATACGCTAATTCTAATGGATGAAAAGGCTTAGAGGCCTCTATCAAAATATCACTTGGAGAATACAATCTACCGCCTTTATCTGCAGGTGATATCGCTAAAACTCCCATACCTTTTTTTATAGCTTCCTCTGCTAAAGCAATCTTAGATTGATCTAAATAATGTAAATGAAGACTACAAAAAGTAAAAACTTCACAGTTAATTGCATCTTGAATTAGTGAATAACTTCCGTGAGAACTAAAACCGACTTGATCAACTAGTTCCTTCTCAAGTATCCAAGAAATGAATTTCTTACCCTCTCCAGATAGAACCCAATCTAGATGTTGTTTTAAGTTGAGTCCGTGAATTGCAAGATTATTAATTTTCTCGCGATTTAAATTTTTAAGAGACTTTTTAAAATTATTTTTTAAAAAGTCAAAATCACCCTTTGGTAAAACTTTGGAAGTAATCACCCAATTTTTTTCTTTTATATTCTCTTCTATTGCTAATTTTTTTATTGAATTTCCAATAAGTGATTCAGCATCACCATAAGAGGGTGCTGTTTCTATGTGGTTAATTCCTACATAATATGCATTTTTTATTATGCTATGCATTTTTTCGAGACTTTCAGTTGCTCGCATTGTCCCCAAAGTGAATAAGCTCACTTTCGCGCCTCTACCAAATGATCTTTTTTGTGAATTAATAATCATCTAAATATGATCAATTTCTTTTTATTTACTCTTTAATTTATTTATAGTTGAAAATGATTTAAAGTAAATTAAAGTAAATACAAAATTTTGCAAAAATATTTTTTTAAACTATGTTTACAGGAATAATTCAATCAGTTGGAAAACTAAGACAAGAAAAAAATATTTTAGAAATTGAAATTCTAGATAATTTATTTGATATGGCAATTGGTGACAGCATAGCTGTTGATGGAATTTGTTTGACAGTTAAAGAGATTTTTCAAAATAAATTTACTGTTGATGTTAGTGAGGAGACATTAAAAAAAACAACTTTAGGAGTAAAGTCGAACCTGAATCAGATTGTTAATTTGGAGCCCGCTCTTAGGGTTTCGGACCGTTTAGGAGGGCATATAGTCAGCGGACACGTTGATGGCCTTGGAACAGTTGAGAATATAGAAAAATTAGAGAAATCTTGGCTATTATCAATAAAGTGGAAAAATAATAATTTTTCAAAATATGTAGTTAATAAAGGGAGTATTTGTGTAAATGGTATAAGTCTTACGATTGCAAAATATGAGAGGGAAGGAGAAATATTTACTATTGCGATAATTCCTCATACTTGGTATAACACAAATCTGAATAAATTAAATATCGGCGATAGCGTTAACCTTGAGGCAGATGCACTAATTAAATATGTAGAGAAATTACTTTTATTTAATCAAAAAAGTAATCAAGATTTATCTTCTAATAATATTTCTTCCGAGTGGCTTAAAGAAAACGGTTGGTAAAATATATTTTTTAATTTAATGGAATCAGATAAATTGTTTTTGACTCTTTTTTAAGATCGATTTTAAATTCCTGACCAGGTTCTATACCTAATTTTTTGGTGTAGGCATGACCAATTAATAGGTTCCCATTGCCATGAACTTTAGTTTTGAATTCTGTCTGTCTGCCTCTTGAAGCTCTATTACCATTTTTCCCAAAACGACTCTTTCCTATTTTGTAACCCTTAGCTTCGATAAGCGCCCTATAAAAACTTTTTCTTAAGATTCTTCCACTTGGACCTACGTACCCACAACCTTTTGCGATCTCATCTTCAGATTTTTTACTTAATAACTTTGCTTTTTCAAGAAGTTCTTTTCCTTCTAGCATTATCTGACAAATTCATAATTATATATTCTTACTAAAAAGGAGAACTGTGGCAATATAAAT
This window of the Prochlorococcus marinus XMU1410 genome carries:
- a CDS encoding riboflavin synthase; translation: MFTGIIQSVGKLRQEKNILEIEILDNLFDMAIGDSIAVDGICLTVKEIFQNKFTVDVSEETLKKTTLGVKSNLNQIVNLEPALRVSDRLGGHIVSGHVDGLGTVENIEKLEKSWLLSIKWKNNNFSKYVVNKGSICVNGISLTIAKYEREGEIFTIAIIPHTWYNTNLNKLNIGDSVNLEADALIKYVEKLLLFNQKSNQDLSSNNISSEWLKENGW
- a CDS encoding ABC transporter ATP-binding protein — protein: MSKKVASLENISKTYGKEDLTVKALDSINLEIYKGDYLAVMGASGSGKSTAMNIIGCLDRPSEGIYKLNGIPVENLSDDELAEIRNQKLGFVFQQFHLLSDATALENVTLPMIYAGIEPEQRLERGKNALKKVGLSERMNNRPNQLSGGQQQRVAIARAIINNPAILLADEPTGALDSKTTEDVLDLFDKLHESGITIVLVTHEDEVANRAKKIAKFKDGRIVELKVN
- the topA gene encoding type I DNA topoisomerase, which translates into the protein MDHTLVIVESPTKAKTIRKFLPPNFEVLASMGHVRDLPKGAAEIPAAVKKEKWSRIGVNTTEDFEPLYIVPKDKKKVVKELKDALKGANQLLLATDEDREGESISWHLLQILKPKIPTKRMVFHEITKKAINKALDQTREIDMELVQAQETRRILDRLFGYELSPLLWKKVAPRLSAGRVQSVSVRLLVRRERERRSFKKASYWGIKASLVKDNITFETKLFSLNGQRISNGSDFDEQTGKLKEGNKSLIIGEEQVNDLLKTFSSEDWLVSKIEKKPSTRKPVPPFTTSTLQQEANRKLRLSARETMRCAQGLYERGFITYMRTDSVHLSEQATRAARECVSSMYGKEYLSNSPRQFNSTARNAQEAHEAIRPAGEVFKTPKETNLTGRDLSLYDLIWKRTVASQMAEARLTMINAEISVGDGLFKSSGKSIDFAGFFRAYVEGSDDPSSSLEQQEIILPNLTTGTCLEVTNKESTFHETKPPARYTEAALVKVLEKEGIGRPSTYASIIGTIVDRGYANISSNTLAPTFTAFAVTALLEEHFPDLVDTTFTAKMESSLDEISSGNLEWLPYLETFYKGKNGLEVKVQKTEGDIDGKAYRQVDFEDLPCVVRIGSNGPWLEGTKIDESGNEIQAKGNLPMDITPGDLDIKQVDQILSGPSDLGTDPKTGEKVFLRFGPYGPYVQLGNNDQDKAKPRRASLPKELKTDDLTLDEALVLLSLPRLLGVHPEGGVVEADRGRFGPYIKWIKNESESENRSLKKEDDVFTVDIKRALEILAMPKMGRGGQEVLKDFGKPKEFKEKIQILNGRYGVYLKCGKTNVSIAKDTDIEKFTIDEAVSLLEEKLKDKKGPILKKTKISNKKTIRKKKS
- a CDS encoding DUF2232 domain-containing protein produces the protein MKITTKTEALNIVETSYLASLSSLLWVALYYLPIGGALLRLILPLPMILLHLRRGSKIALEGLLIQFLLLFIIMGPVRGTLFLFPYGILAFWLGWCWFKEKSWKLSLTGGVVIGTLGFLIRVIALSTLVGDNLWVLITRASYGLIEKLIGLFNLPLYPSILSIQLGAILLIIFQEIVYVLTVHVVAYSLFPRFKLTIPDPPRLLNSLVDFKN
- a CDS encoding NAD(P)H-quinone oxidoreductase subunit N codes for the protein MPNEIFTINLNAQAIIPEAFILLGIVGTLLVDLAGEKTASKWAPIICYLSIGSSLVSLALQWSNPVESAFLGSFNSDNLAIAFRAIISLSTLISLLISWRYTEQSGSPIGEFAAIVLSATLGAMLLCGSTDLISVFISLETLSVASYLLSGYLKRDPRSSEAALKYLLVGSAAAAVYLYGSSFLYGLSGSTNLTTIGLEIINKPSFITSLALVFVLSTVAFKIAAVPFHQWTPDVYEGSPTPVVAFLSVGSKTAGFAFAIRILSTTFSSFDEEWKLLFTILAILSMALGNVVALAQTSMKRMLAYSSIGQAGFVMIGIVSGTQDGLSAAVLYLAAYLFMNLGAFSCVILFSLRTGSDRILDYSGLYQKDPLITLGLSLCLLSLGGLPPMLGFFGKIYLFFAGWANHQYLLVIVGLVTSVISIYYYISVIKMMVVKEPQEASEIVKSYPEINWGVVGLPPLRIALYTCVAVTALGGILSNPLFKLANTAVSETPFLQDIIATANNIS
- a CDS encoding AbrB family transcriptional regulator, coding for MLEGKELLEKAKLLSKKSEDEIAKGCGYVGPSGRILRKSFYRALIEAKGYKIGKSRFGKNGNRASRGRQTEFKTKVHGNGNLLIGHAYTKKLGIEPGQEFKIDLKKESKTIYLIPLN
- a CDS encoding nicotinate-nucleotide--dimethylbenzimidazole phosphoribosyltransferase, producing MYSTELGINFFGNESNKKRQLNKIEILKKNIKNLKIFLIIAGTNTSQIPGISAAGINPKSRRTTALADAEFLLEGASKDHKYKLPLLNAGVTPALISHVCSKLINTYPVIVPLGIGAKPYFNHLVVEDRNLGPSNCLTTGKSMTKERVLNLYEKGLAIGKSLKQPVLIAESVPGGTTTAQAVMEAFGLQVSNLVGSSLFKAPRELRRQVIKRGLLNANFKADSDSFDVVAAVGDPFQAFSMGLLIGARLAKQPVILSGGSQMLAVILLVLEFLGEKNKDEFIEDVFIATSGWLVKDNSLNDLVNLINEKYDVKLLGLASPLNFKSSKYKELKDYELGHVKEGVGAGGISLLAFLDGFKNEEIVSLCQQNLEMMKGLGQISLEKDC
- a CDS encoding aldo/keto reductase, with the translated sequence MIINSQKRSFGRGAKVSLFTLGTMRATESLEKMHSIIKNAYYVGINHIETAPSYGDAESLIGNSIKKLAIEENIKEKNWVITSKVLPKGDFDFLKNNFKKSLKNLNREKINNLAIHGLNLKQHLDWVLSGEGKKFISWILEKELVDQVGFSSHGSYSLIQDAINCEVFTFCSLHLHYLDQSKIALAEEAIKKGMGVLAISPADKGGRLYSPSDILIEASKPFHPLELAYRFLLAKGITTLSLGATNKKDFEFAHKLRNSFEKLTKLEKSALNKIEEVSNERLNSTKCEQCRSCLPCPNEVPIPEILRLRNISVGYGQLEFAKERYNLIGKAGHWWEEKNSSFCQECNKCIPKCPSKLDIPNLLKETHNFLIENPTKRLWG